The genome window CAATGGCCTGCTGGTGCTTGCCACGGTCGTCGGTATGAGCGTCAAGGACGTCAGCGAGAACGCGATCGCCAACCTCGAATATGAGTCCGTGCGCCACTCCGCGCCGACCTTCGGCGGCGACACGCTTTATGCCGAAACTATGGTGCTGGAGACCACGCCGTCGAAGAGCAAAGACGATCGCGGCATCATCTATGTTGAGACGCGGGGGTTCAACCAGGACGGCGACCAGGTGATGATCCTGCGACGGCGAATCCTCCAGCCGCGCCGTCCGGCTTGAACCAGATGGATCATCTGTACTTCGTCGTTCACAC of Candidatus Binataceae bacterium contains these proteins:
- a CDS encoding MaoC family dehydratase; this encodes MIRYFEDFSPGQLFKHWPGRTITDFDNTWFTLMTMNTNPLHFDAAYAAKTQHGRCLVNGLLVLATVVGMSVKDVSENAIANLEYESVRHSAPTFGGDTLYAETMVLETTPSKSKDDRGIIYVETRGFNQDGDQVMILRRRILQPRRPA